ATTTTTAGTGCTATTTTGTGTTTTAGTGCAGTATTTCTTCTTGTATTTTGCGTAGTTTCAAGAGGGATAAAAAGTGGCATAGAAAAGCTAAATGTTTGGATGATGCCAACCCTTTTTGTTCTGCTTTTATGTATGCTTATATACTCTATGAGTATCACAGATGGTTTTGTAGCGGCAGCTAAATTTTTGTTTATACCAAATTTTAGTTTGATTACGCCAGATATCGTCCTTCAAGCACTTGGACTAGCTTTTTTCTCGCTATCTATGGGTGTGGGGACGGTTTCAACATATGCAGCTAGTTTACCAGATCATACAAATTTACTCAAATCAACACTCTCTATCATTTTTATTAATATTTTGATAGGTATTATGATGGGGCTTATTGTATTTACATTTATGTTTACATACGGAGAGGATACGACTCAAGCAGGTCCTGGACTTATATTTGTCTCACTTACGACGCTATTTGCCAAGCTCGGTTTTATAGGAAATATCATATCAATTGCATTTTTTTCATCACTTTTATTTACTGGTATAACGAGTGCGGTTTCGATGATTGAACCATTTACTTACTATTTGATTAATAAATTTGGATTTTCACGTAAAAAGGCTTTAGTTTTCATAGGCGTATTTGTTTATATTTTGGGTATTATGTGTATTTTATCGTATTACAAGCCTACAGCAGAAAATTTTATACTATTTGGTAAGCCGATATTTGATGTGCTTGATTATCTCACTTCAAATGTCTTAATGCCAATAGGAGCTATTGCTTTTAGTATATTTGTGGGCTTTGTGCTTAAAAAAGATGGACTTTATTTGCTTTTTAGTGGATTTATGAGTAAGTTCTGGTTTGAAGTGTGGCATTTTTTGCTTCGTTTTGTCGTTCCGATTGCGATTGTGGTTATTATGCTTTATCAGATAGTGAGTAAATAAATGGCCGAGAGATTCTCAAAATTGGGCTTTATTCTCTCCATTGTTGGTGCAGCTGTTGGGCTTGGCAATGCGTGGAAATTTCCATATATGGTTGGAAATAATGGCGGTTCGGCATTTGTACTTTTGTATCTATTTTTTGCCCTGGTTGTTGGTCTTAGCATATTTTTTGCCGAGATGGCGATGGGTAAAATTTCACGCACTGATACTGTAAATGCCTTTAAAACCCTTGCTCCATCCCATAAAAATGCGTGGGGAATGGTTGGCGTCATAATGATAACTGGCGTTTTTGTGGCGTCTTTTTATACTCTCATTATCGGATGGGTTATTAAATATGCCGTGCTTAGCTTAGGTACTTTGCCAAGTGATATAAATGC
This portion of the Campylobacter anatolicus genome encodes:
- a CDS encoding sodium-dependent transporter is translated as MLNEKFSKIGFVLAMAGSAVGLGNAWKFPTMVGNNGGSAFILLYLLLTFGVAFIAFLAELSIGKLGETDVVSSIHKLAPRHKNAWSLAGFFMVTAVLIASFYMVVIGWILRYIVSSFSALPQSSKDAAEEFGNLLSSDIFSAILCFSAVFLLVFCVVSRGIKSGIEKLNVWMMPTLFVLLLCMLIYSMSITDGFVAAAKFLFIPNFSLITPDIVLQALGLAFFSLSMGVGTVSTYAASLPDHTNLLKSTLSIIFINILIGIMMGLIVFTFMFTYGEDTTQAGPGLIFVSLTTLFAKLGFIGNIISIAFFSSLLFTGITSAVSMIEPFTYYLINKFGFSRKKALVFIGVFVYILGIMCILSYYKPTAENFILFGKPIFDVLDYLTSNVLMPIGAIAFSIFVGFVLKKDGLYLLFSGFMSKFWFEVWHFLLRFVVPIAIVVIMLYQIVSK